In a genomic window of Hippoglossus stenolepis isolate QCI-W04-F060 chromosome 15, HSTE1.2, whole genome shotgun sequence:
- the LOC118122226 gene encoding olfactory receptor 146-like, with the protein MENFTLNSVTLQLEGLKVTQVSVYPVFFFFFLSYILIILANIGIVVLVFIDKNLHQPMYLLFCNLPVNDIVGNSIMLPRVLSDILRPPSERLISYYECVLQAFTTHMFGTTSHTILMIMAFDRYVAICNPLRYAAIMTNKMVVKLTVSAWGVAFVLVGILLGLTIRLNRCRTMIMNPYCDNASLFKLSCESVFINNVYGLTFTVVLLSASIGSIVLTYAKITVVCVTSKNQSLNSKALKTCSTHLMVYLIMLCSGMVTITLHRFPQYSDYRKLSAILFHVIPGSLNPVIYGVQSKEIRRFLSKLIQSRKVS; encoded by the coding sequence ATGGAAAACTTCACGTTGAACAGCGTCACCCTGCAGCTGGAGGGGTTAAAGGTCACACAGGTTTCTGTCTACccagtcttcttcttcttcttcctctcctacATCCTCATCATCTTAGCAAACATCGGCATCGTGGTGCTGGTGTTCATAGATAAGAACCTTCACCAGCCCATGTACCTGCTCTTCTGTAACCTGCCCGTCAATGACATCGTGGGAAACTCCATCATGTTGCCCCGGGTGCTGTCAGACATCCTGCGTCCGCCCTCCGAGCGCCTCATCAGCTACTACGAGTGTGTGCTTCAGGCGTTCACCACTCACATGTTCGGCACCACCTCTCACACGATACTGATGATCATGGCCTTTGACAGATACGTGGCCATCTGTAATCCTCTGCGTTACGCCGCCATCATGACCAACAAGATGGTGGTCAAGCTGACCGTGTCTGCCTGGGGCGTGGCCTTTGTTCTGGTGGGGATTCTGCTGGGTTTGACCATAAGACTGAACCGATGCAGGACAATGATCATGAATCCTTACTGTGACAACGCCTCGCTGTTCAAACTCtcctgtgagagtgtgtttatTAACAATGTCTACGGCCTCACGTTCACCGTGGTCCTGCTCTCAGCTTCTATTGGCAGCATAGTTCTCACCTACGCTAAGATCACAGTCGTGTGTGTGACCAGTAAGAACCAGTCTCTGAACAGTAAGGCCCTGAAGACCTGCAGCACTCACCTGATGGTGTACCTGATCATGCTGTGTAGTGGAATGGTCACCATTACTCTGCACCGCTTCCCTCAGTACTCTGACTACAGGAAGCTGTCGGCCATTCTGTTTCACGTCATCCCCGGCAGCTTGAACCCCGTAATATACGGAGTCCAGTCCAAAGAGATACGAAGGTTTCTGTCTAAACTGATTCAGTCCAGAAAAGTCTCATAA
- the LOC124854855 gene encoding hepatitis A virus cellular receptor 1 homolog isoform X2 yields MCGVSVRYHFAIMKLLLLLAVLSVGEGGSSRKVAGRAGGSVTLPCSYDMKNRKPLSVCWNRGNLPVFKCDNVLIATDELSVREDSRRSSRYQLLGRLDQGDVSLTILNITESDAGQYGCRVDIPGWFNDDKHHLDLTVDSAPQTTTSVNSETSTLQKTDTHTAGHMNATETVLTSSFSSVIRQQESSSVTVALVSVMFGLIVLVTVGGVIILVRKWMRLHKVRQQQLNSSIQFSSTLQLQSRDSAVENIYQIEEGVARGV; encoded by the exons atgtgtggagTTAGTGTGCGATACCACTTTGCCatcatgaagctgctgctgctgctcgctgtgCTCTCAG ttgGTGaaggtggcagcagcaggaaagTTGCAGGCCGAGCCGGTGGCAGCGTCACTCTGCCGTGTAGCTACGACATGAAGAATCGCAAGCCGCTGTCAGTTTGCTGGAATCGAGGAAACCTACCAGTGTTTAAATGCGACAATGTGCTCATCGCCACAGACGAGCTGAGCGTGAGAGAGGACAGCAGAAGGTCCAGCAGGTATCAGCTGCTGGGACGACTGGACCAGGGGGACGTGTCCCTGACCATCCTGAACATCACAGAGTCGGACGCTGGACAATACGGCTGCAGAGTGGACATCCCCGGCTGGTTCAATGATGACAAACACCACCTTGACTTGACTGTTGACTCAG CTCCACAGACGACCACATCAGTGAACTCAGAGACGTCCACACTGCAGAAaaccgacacacacactgcag gtCACATGAACGCCACAGAAACCGTCCTGACTTCCTCCTTTAGCAGCGTCATCAGA cagcaggagagcagcagtGTGACCGTGGCTCTGGTGTCTGTCATGTTCGGGTTGATAGTTTTGGTCACAGTGGGCGGAGTCATCATCCTCG tgAGAAAATGGATGCGACTCCACAAAGT ccgtcagcagcagctcaacagTTCTATCCAGTTCAGTTCCACGCTGCAGCTCCAAAGTCGGGATTCTGCAGTCGAGAAC ATTTATCAGATTGAAGAAGGCGTCGCCAGAGGTGTGTAG
- the LOC124854855 gene encoding hepatitis A virus cellular receptor 1 homolog isoform X3: MCGVSVRYHFAIMKLLLLLAVLSVGEGGSSRKVAGRAGGSVTLPCSYDMKNRKPLSVCWNRGNLPVFKCDNVLIATDELSVREDSRRSSRYQLLGRLDQGDVSLTILNITESDAGQYGCRVDIPGWFNDDKHHLDLTVDSAPQTTTSVNSETSTLQKTDTHTAGHMNATETVLTSSFSSVIRQESSSVTVALVSVMFGLIVLVTVGGVIILVRKWMRLHKVRQQQLNSSIQFSSTLQLQSRDSAVENIYQIEEGVARGV, translated from the exons atgtgtggagTTAGTGTGCGATACCACTTTGCCatcatgaagctgctgctgctgctcgctgtgCTCTCAG ttgGTGaaggtggcagcagcaggaaagTTGCAGGCCGAGCCGGTGGCAGCGTCACTCTGCCGTGTAGCTACGACATGAAGAATCGCAAGCCGCTGTCAGTTTGCTGGAATCGAGGAAACCTACCAGTGTTTAAATGCGACAATGTGCTCATCGCCACAGACGAGCTGAGCGTGAGAGAGGACAGCAGAAGGTCCAGCAGGTATCAGCTGCTGGGACGACTGGACCAGGGGGACGTGTCCCTGACCATCCTGAACATCACAGAGTCGGACGCTGGACAATACGGCTGCAGAGTGGACATCCCCGGCTGGTTCAATGATGACAAACACCACCTTGACTTGACTGTTGACTCAG CTCCACAGACGACCACATCAGTGAACTCAGAGACGTCCACACTGCAGAAaaccgacacacacactgcag gtCACATGAACGCCACAGAAACCGTCCTGACTTCCTCCTTTAGCAGCGTCATCAGA caggagagcagcagtGTGACCGTGGCTCTGGTGTCTGTCATGTTCGGGTTGATAGTTTTGGTCACAGTGGGCGGAGTCATCATCCTCG tgAGAAAATGGATGCGACTCCACAAAGT ccgtcagcagcagctcaacagTTCTATCCAGTTCAGTTCCACGCTGCAGCTCCAAAGTCGGGATTCTGCAGTCGAGAACATTTATCAGATTGAAGAAGGCGTCGCCAGAGGTGTGTAG
- the LOC118122296 gene encoding uncharacterized protein LOC118122296 isoform X2 codes for MAGDDVSYRKSYRFSPSSTSSLSIFPSRPSDSGFYHCRVQLPGLFNDQTSTIHLIIISPGSPVSDNEDAEDLNAPHTATGDTIQCRTEEQGSDVTNPTEPMVALVQSPVQQPVTSLQTFIGNTLRLSFIIFIPVSLLAAAYRVWRWSQRPETDKGLSQSEEEEGNTSV; via the exons ATGGCCGGAGACGACGTCTCGTACAGGAAGTCGTACAG gttctctccatcctccacctcctctctgtccatcttCCCCTCTCGTCCATCAGACTCTGGTTTCTATCACTGCAGAGTTCAGCTGCCCGGTCTGTTCAACGACCAAACCTCCACCATtcacctcatcatcatcagcc CTGGCTCTCCGGTCTCTGACAACGAGGACGCCGAGGACCTGAACGCACCACACACTGCCACCG GTGACACAATACAATGCCGGACAGAGGAACAAGGAAGTGATGTCACCAACCCCACAGAGCCAATGGTGGCGCTGGTTCAG tCACCTGTTCAGCAGCCGGTGACCAGTTTACAGACGTTCATTGGAAACACACTGAGACTGTcgttcatcatcttcatccctGTGTCGCTGCTGGCCGCTGCCTACA GAGTGTGGAGGTGGAGCCAGAGACCAGAAACTGACAAGgggctcagccaatcagaggaggaggagggaaacacCTCAGTGTAG
- the LOC124854856 gene encoding complement C1q and tumor necrosis factor-related protein 9-like isoform X3 — protein MDPDCQRGEAVPLYEGKYNGYPDQPGQFGPSGQFGPSGQFGPSGQFGPPGQFGPSGQFGPSGQFGPSGQFGPSGQFSPSGQFGPSGQFGPSGQFGPSGQFGPSGQFGPSGQGGQPGQGGQPGKPVGPVVVDRTTVEITTAPPRDHFIWSILSLFYANMCCLGLAALICSVKARDRKMVGDMVGARHHSSTARKLNIINASLFAVLIITIIIFVFYNPMILYYVSSLFAEV, from the exons ATGGATCCTGATTGTCAGAGAGGTGAGGCTGTTCCACTGTATGAGGGGAAGTATAATGGATACCCTGATCAGCCTGGACAGTTCGGTCCTTCTGGACAGTTCGGCCCTTCTGGACAGTTCGGCCCTTCTGGACAGTTCGGCCCACCTGGACAGTTTGGCCCTTCTGGACAGTTCGGCCCTTCTGGACAGTTTGGCCCTTCTGGACAGTTCGGCCCTTCTGGACAGTTCAGCCCTTCTGGACAGTTTGGCCCTTCTGGACAGTTTGGTCCTTCTGGACAGTTTGGCCCTTCTGGACAGTTTGGCCCTTCTGGACAGTTTGGTCCTTCTGGACAGGGTGGACAGCCTGGACAGGGCGGACAGCCTGGAAAGCCTGTTGGACCTGTAGTGGTTGACCGTACCACTGTGGAGATCACCACTGCGCCCCCCCGGGACCACTTCATCTGGTCCATACTCAGTCTTTTCTACGCAAACATGTGTTGCCTCGGACTGGCAGCTCTCATCTGCTCGGTCAAG GCCAGAGACCGGAAGATGGTTGGAGATATGGTTGGTGCCCGACACCACAGCTCCACCGCCCGCAAACTCAACATCATCAATGCAtctctgtttgctgtcctgATCATCACTATCATTATTTTCGTCTTCTATAACCCAATGATCTTATATTACGTCTCCAGCCTTTTCGCCGAGGTGTAA
- the LOC124854855 gene encoding hepatitis A virus cellular receptor 1 homolog isoform X1, whose product MCGVSVRYHFAIMKLLLLLAVLSVGEGGSSRKVAGRAGGSVTLPCSYDMKNRKPLSVCWNRGNLPVFKCDNVLIATDELSVREDSRRSSRYQLLGRLDQGDVSLTILNITESDAGQYGCRVDIPGWFNDDKHHLDLTVDSAPQTTTSVNSETSTLQKTDTHTAGHMNATETVLTSSFSSVIRQQESSSVTVALVSVMFGLIVLVTVGGVIILVRKWMRLHKVRQQQLNSSIQFSSTLQLQSRDSAVENIYQIEEGVARGV is encoded by the exons atgtgtggagTTAGTGTGCGATACCACTTTGCCatcatgaagctgctgctgctgctcgctgtgCTCTCAG ttgGTGaaggtggcagcagcaggaaagTTGCAGGCCGAGCCGGTGGCAGCGTCACTCTGCCGTGTAGCTACGACATGAAGAATCGCAAGCCGCTGTCAGTTTGCTGGAATCGAGGAAACCTACCAGTGTTTAAATGCGACAATGTGCTCATCGCCACAGACGAGCTGAGCGTGAGAGAGGACAGCAGAAGGTCCAGCAGGTATCAGCTGCTGGGACGACTGGACCAGGGGGACGTGTCCCTGACCATCCTGAACATCACAGAGTCGGACGCTGGACAATACGGCTGCAGAGTGGACATCCCCGGCTGGTTCAATGATGACAAACACCACCTTGACTTGACTGTTGACTCAG CTCCACAGACGACCACATCAGTGAACTCAGAGACGTCCACACTGCAGAAaaccgacacacacactgcag gtCACATGAACGCCACAGAAACCGTCCTGACTTCCTCCTTTAGCAGCGTCATCAGA cagcaggagagcagcagtGTGACCGTGGCTCTGGTGTCTGTCATGTTCGGGTTGATAGTTTTGGTCACAGTGGGCGGAGTCATCATCCTCG tgAGAAAATGGATGCGACTCCACAAAGT ccgtcagcagcagctcaacagTTCTATCCAGTTCAGTTCCACGCTGCAGCTCCAAAGTCGGGATTCTGCAGTCGAGAACATTTATCAGATTGAAGAAGGCGTCGCCAGAGGTGTGTAG
- the LOC118122296 gene encoding hepatitis A virus cellular receptor 1 isoform X1 gives MPSLLLHIFTCICVLTALACVSLATTETVVGTAGRRVTLPCRSEAVKRSGVEVCWGRGEPSLFTCHNILINMAGDDVSYRKSYRFSPSSTSSLSIFPSRPSDSGFYHCRVQLPGLFNDQTSTIHLIIISPGSPVSDNEDAEDLNAPHTATGDTIQCRTEEQGSDVTNPTEPMVALVQSPVQQPVTSLQTFIGNTLRLSFIIFIPVSLLAAAYRVWRWSQRPETDKGLSQSEEEEGNTSV, from the exons atgccGTCGCTGCTTCTCCACATCTTCACCTGCATCTGTGTCCTCACAG CGCTGGCCTGTGTGTCACTAGCCACCACGGAGACGGTGGTGGGCACAGCCGGGCGGAGGGTGACGTTGCCGTGTCGGTCGGAGGCAGTGAAGCGGAGCGGTGTGGAGGTGtgctgggggaggggggagccGTCACTCTTCACCTGCCACAACATTTTGATCAACATGGCCGGAGACGACGTCTCGTACAGGAAGTCGTACAG gttctctccatcctccacctcctctctgtccatcttCCCCTCTCGTCCATCAGACTCTGGTTTCTATCACTGCAGAGTTCAGCTGCCCGGTCTGTTCAACGACCAAACCTCCACCATtcacctcatcatcatcagcc CTGGCTCTCCGGTCTCTGACAACGAGGACGCCGAGGACCTGAACGCACCACACACTGCCACCG GTGACACAATACAATGCCGGACAGAGGAACAAGGAAGTGATGTCACCAACCCCACAGAGCCAATGGTGGCGCTGGTTCAG tCACCTGTTCAGCAGCCGGTGACCAGTTTACAGACGTTCATTGGAAACACACTGAGACTGTcgttcatcatcttcatccctGTGTCGCTGCTGGCCGCTGCCTACA GAGTGTGGAGGTGGAGCCAGAGACCAGAAACTGACAAGgggctcagccaatcagaggaggaggagggaaacacCTCAGTGTAG